GAGCACCCCGGGCTCTACAAGGTGCTGCACGAGAGCAAGGTCCACCGGCGGCTCGGCATGCCGTTCAAGGAGGTCATGGTGGCGCGCACGATCGACGCGGTCCAGGCGTGCATGGACGCCGGCCTGGCGCCGGCCGACGACGCCACGACCGTCGCCATCGACCTGCGGACCGCCGTCAACGGCATGCTGGCGCAGCGGATCAACGAGCCCGACCTGCCGTGGCCGCCGGCCGTCGAGCAGGTCGACCGGTTCCTCGTGAAGCTGGTCGGCCTGCGGCGCTGACTTGTGCCCGGCGCCGGGACCGGCTTGGGTGAGCGGGTATGACCCCGGGTTTCCAGACGGTGATCCCGCGGATGGTGGTGCGCGATCTCGTCGCCGCCGTCGCGTTCCTGCGTTCGGTCTTCGGCGCGACCGGCGAGGCCGACGGCGGGCGGCCCGCCGAGATCCGCCTCGGCGACTCGCTCGTCATGGTGTCGGCCGAAGGCGAGCGTGAGCTGTTCCCCGCGTTCCTCTACGTGTACGTCGCCGACGCGGACGCGACGTACCGCCGGGCCCTGGACTGCGGCGCGACGAGCCTCGAGGCTCCGGCGAACATGCCCTACGGCGACCGGCGCGCGATGGTCCGCGACCCGTTCGGCAACGTCTTCCAGATCGCGCACCGCCGTGGCTGATCGCGTCCCGCGGCTGCGCCAGGTGGTCCTCGACGCACCGGACGCCCGTGCGCTGGCGGAGTTCTACCGGCGGCTGCTGGGGTTCTCGTACCGCCCGGGCGATCCGGACGACTGGGTGGTCCTGCTCGACGCGTCGGGCGTGCCGCGGCTGGCGTTCCAGCAGGTGCCGTCACTGCCGCCGCCGACGTGGCCGTCCGGCCCGCGGCCGCAGATGCTGCACCTGGACTTGACGGTGGAGACGCGGGCCGAACTGGACGAGCAGCACGACCGGGCGGTGTCCCTGGGCGCGCGGCTGCTGGCGGACCAGGCGGACGATCCGGAGGAGCCGCTGCGCGTCTACGCCGACCCCGCGGGGCACCCGTTCTGCATCTTCGTCGGTCCGGCGTTCTGAGCCACTACTCGCCCGTACTGCCGTCGACCGACTCGCGGATGAGGTCGGCGTGGCCGTTGTGACGGCAGTATTCCTCGACCATGTGGACCAGGATCCAGCGCAGGCTCGGCGAAGTGCCGTCCCGCCGCGTGTGCTTCGACGGCTGCGAAAGGTCACCCTGCGCCAGCGCTTCCGCGTACAGCTCGCGCGACCGCGCAACGGCCCGCTGCCAGAGCTCGCGGAGCTGCTCCGGGGTGTCCTCCGCGGCGGAATCCCAGTCCCAGTCCGGGCTTTCACGCCAGTCGACGGCGTTCCACGGCTCCGCCGGCTCGCGGTCGAACAGGACGCAGGAGAACCAGTAGTCCTCCACGTACGCGAGGTGCTTGAGCAGCCCGCCCAGCGTCAGGGTGGACGGTGGGAGCGTCGCGCGCAGACCCGCTTCGCCCAGCCCGGCGCACTTCCACGCCAGGGTGTCGCGGTGGAAGTCGAGGAAGCCGAGCAGGATCGCGGCTTCGTCGCCGTCGACGGGCGGCTCGGTCCGCCCCTGGTCGTCCACTGAGGTCACGGGCGCCGACTCTACCGAAACTGTCGGACCCC
This genomic window from Amycolatopsis mongoliensis contains:
- a CDS encoding VOC family protein, with product MTPGFQTVIPRMVVRDLVAAVAFLRSVFGATGEADGGRPAEIRLGDSLVMVSAEGERELFPAFLYVYVADADATYRRALDCGATSLEAPANMPYGDRRAMVRDPFGNVFQIAHRRG
- a CDS encoding VOC family protein, with protein sequence MADRVPRLRQVVLDAPDARALAEFYRRLLGFSYRPGDPDDWVVLLDASGVPRLAFQQVPSLPPPTWPSGPRPQMLHLDLTVETRAELDEQHDRAVSLGARLLADQADDPEEPLRVYADPAGHPFCIFVGPAF
- a CDS encoding DinB family protein translates to MTSVDDQGRTEPPVDGDEAAILLGFLDFHRDTLAWKCAGLGEAGLRATLPPSTLTLGGLLKHLAYVEDYWFSCVLFDREPAEPWNAVDWRESPDWDWDSAAEDTPEQLRELWQRAVARSRELYAEALAQGDLSQPSKHTRRDGTSPSLRWILVHMVEEYCRHNGHADLIRESVDGSTGE